One genomic region from Nitrosopumilus sp. encodes:
- a CDS encoding lysyl oxidase family protein, translated as MTFSKTNFRKPLLILPILLAIGFMFATPMIMDAAAAKGGNGNGNGNGNGNDGTAVPADALLPDVTPGVPKHLAIHNQQQNEYLRFTNVWANLGPGTLEFQPLFPDPDADEGTTQDSFQNLYDDEGNFGLPEHNVWSDTVSQFIFHETHNHWHIDNVGEFAIRAYDPTNPNVPGDIVDESTSIKVGFCITNVFKYDGSNSPTSQRIYWDCEVGLQGIQPGWVDQYHQSVEGNEIDISNIPNDRYFLTHTWNPANAFVDADSSNDVAWMKFDLVDDGNGNRKIIELEGFAPECQADGSTPGICGDINKNS; from the coding sequence ATGACTTTTTCAAAAACAAACTTTCGAAAACCACTTCTAATACTTCCAATATTACTAGCAATTGGTTTTATGTTTGCAACTCCGATGATAATGGATGCTGCAGCAGCCAAAGGTGGTAATGGTAATGGTAATGGTAATGGTAATGGTAATGATGGAACAGCAGTTCCTGCTGATGCACTTTTACCAGATGTAACACCTGGAGTTCCAAAACATCTAGCTATTCATAATCAACAACAAAATGAATATTTAAGATTCACAAATGTTTGGGCTAATTTGGGACCTGGAACTTTAGAATTCCAGCCTCTATTCCCAGATCCTGATGCTGATGAAGGAACTACACAAGATTCTTTTCAAAATCTCTATGATGATGAAGGAAACTTTGGATTACCAGAACATAATGTATGGAGTGACACTGTAAGTCAATTCATTTTCCATGAAACTCACAATCATTGGCACATTGATAATGTTGGAGAATTTGCAATCAGAGCATATGATCCAACTAATCCTAATGTTCCAGGTGATATAGTTGATGAATCTACATCCATCAAAGTTGGATTTTGTATTACAAATGTTTTCAAATATGATGGTAGTAATTCTCCAACATCTCAAAGAATCTATTGGGATTGTGAAGTAGGATTACAAGGAATTCAGCCAGGATGGGTTGATCAATATCATCAATCAGTTGAAGGTAATGAAATTGATATTTCAAATATTCCAAATGACAGATATTTCCTAACACATACATGGAATCCTGCAAATGCATTTGTTGATGCAGATTCTTCAAACGATGTTGCTTGGATGAAATTTGATCTTGTAGATGATGGTAATGGAAATCGAAAGATAATTGAACTTGAAGGATTCGCTCCTGAATGTCAAGCCGATGGTTCCACACCCGGAATCTGTGGTGACATCAACAAGAACTCTTAG
- the trxA gene encoding thioredoxin, whose protein sequence is MAVTQISDAKSWEVDVINSDIPVFVDFWAEWCGPCRMVGPVVEELAADYEGKVKFVKVNVDEANELASKYNVFSIPTLILLNKGEIVSQQVGAASKESYQGMIDRALA, encoded by the coding sequence ATGGCTGTAACACAAATTTCAGATGCAAAATCATGGGAAGTAGATGTGATAAATTCTGACATTCCTGTTTTTGTAGACTTTTGGGCCGAATGGTGTGGTCCATGTAGAATGGTAGGTCCAGTTGTTGAAGAACTGGCAGCTGACTATGAAGGCAAAGTAAAGTTTGTCAAGGTTAATGTTGATGAAGCCAATGAACTGGCATCAAAATACAACGTCTTTAGTATTCCAACTTTAATCCTCTTAAACAAAGGTGAAATAGTTAGCCAGCAAGTGGGAGCAGCATCTAAAGAATCATACCAAGGTATGATTGATAGAGCACTCGCATAA
- a CDS encoding 4-hydroxybutyrate--CoA ligase — protein MAESVFLSPKSIAVIGASDKRGSVGATITSNIMNGFKGTVYPISPSRDTVFYKKAYKTVLDVPKSIDLAVIVIKNTLVAPVLEECGKKKVKGVIIITAGFKEVDEEGAKREQEIKDIAKKYKIQIIGPNCLGVMNLDPKTMMNSTFLKVTPKSGKIALVSQSGAICAALVEDASAQGIGFSAVVSLGNKAAMSEVDVLKILANHKQTKVIVMYLEDMGDGQEFLKVCKNITKKLKKPVLVLKSGRSPEGAKAAMSHTGALMGSDEIYDALLKQSGAIRVDTMEELFDYATAFSKQPLPTAGGLVIVSNAGGPAIISTDACSKSSIRMAKIDSIRPKIDAVIPPWGSSRNPVDIVGDADFNRFHNVLDRVLKHPKVGSVITMCTPSGTLNYDKLAEVIVAMSKKYKKTMLASLMGLDEGITNREILSKGDVPYYTYAEGAIRTLAAMIKFAIWVNTKEGKITKFKVNKAKAKKIFDKVKKEKRPNLLEEEGQEVLKAYGLPLPQSALAKNEAEAIKVAKKIGYPVVMKIASPQIIHKSDAGGVKVNLKNDSEIKEAFKTIIKNAKKYNKKAEIKGVLIVEMVKGGKELIIGSKLEPGFGPVIMLGMGGIYVEVLKDVTFKLAPVTDKEADDMIASIKTQKLLQGVRGEKPSDITKLSECIQRLSQLVSDFKEIKELDMNPVLVMEKGKGCKILDVRIGL, from the coding sequence ATGGCAGAATCTGTCTTTTTATCTCCAAAATCTATTGCAGTAATTGGTGCATCAGATAAGAGAGGAAGTGTAGGTGCTACAATTACATCAAATATTATGAATGGTTTCAAAGGTACTGTTTATCCAATTAGTCCATCACGAGATACTGTATTTTACAAAAAAGCTTACAAAACTGTTTTAGATGTTCCAAAATCCATTGACTTGGCAGTAATTGTTATCAAAAATACTTTGGTAGCTCCTGTCCTGGAAGAATGTGGCAAGAAAAAAGTCAAAGGTGTTATCATAATTACAGCAGGTTTCAAAGAAGTTGATGAAGAAGGTGCAAAGAGAGAACAAGAAATTAAAGACATTGCAAAAAAATACAAAATCCAAATCATTGGACCAAACTGTCTTGGCGTCATGAATCTTGATCCAAAGACAATGATGAATTCTACTTTCCTTAAAGTTACCCCAAAATCTGGAAAAATTGCACTTGTTTCACAAAGTGGTGCAATATGTGCCGCATTAGTTGAAGATGCAAGCGCTCAAGGAATTGGTTTCTCTGCAGTAGTTAGTCTTGGCAACAAAGCTGCAATGAGCGAAGTTGACGTTCTTAAGATTCTTGCAAACCACAAACAAACCAAAGTCATTGTAATGTATCTTGAAGACATGGGTGATGGTCAAGAATTTCTTAAAGTTTGTAAAAATATTACTAAAAAACTCAAAAAACCAGTACTTGTTCTAAAATCTGGACGTAGTCCAGAGGGTGCAAAGGCTGCAATGTCTCATACAGGAGCATTGATGGGTTCAGATGAAATTTATGATGCATTACTCAAACAGTCTGGTGCAATCAGAGTTGATACAATGGAAGAACTATTTGATTATGCAACAGCATTTTCAAAACAACCACTTCCAACGGCTGGTGGCTTAGTTATTGTATCAAATGCTGGTGGACCTGCAATCATTTCAACTGATGCCTGCTCTAAATCAAGTATTAGAATGGCCAAAATTGATAGTATTCGTCCAAAGATAGATGCAGTAATTCCTCCGTGGGGAAGCTCTAGAAATCCTGTTGACATTGTAGGCGATGCTGATTTTAACAGATTCCATAATGTCTTAGATAGAGTACTAAAACATCCCAAAGTTGGTTCAGTTATTACAATGTGTACTCCTTCTGGGACTCTAAATTATGATAAGCTAGCAGAAGTCATTGTTGCAATGTCAAAAAAATACAAAAAAACAATGCTAGCAAGTTTAATGGGATTAGATGAAGGAATTACAAATAGAGAAATTTTATCCAAAGGAGATGTTCCTTATTACACATATGCAGAAGGAGCAATCAGAACTTTAGCTGCAATGATAAAATTTGCAATTTGGGTAAATACAAAAGAAGGAAAAATTACAAAATTCAAAGTAAACAAAGCTAAAGCAAAGAAAATTTTTGACAAGGTCAAAAAAGAGAAAAGACCAAATCTTCTAGAAGAAGAAGGACAAGAAGTTCTCAAAGCATATGGATTACCTTTACCACAAAGTGCACTTGCTAAAAATGAAGCAGAGGCAATAAAAGTTGCAAAGAAAATTGGATATCCAGTTGTAATGAAAATTGCATCACCGCAAATAATTCACAAGTCTGATGCTGGTGGTGTAAAAGTTAATTTGAAAAATGATAGTGAAATTAAAGAAGCATTTAAGACAATTATCAAAAATGCCAAAAAATACAACAAGAAAGCCGAAATCAAAGGTGTTTTGATTGTGGAAATGGTAAAAGGCGGTAAAGAACTCATTATTGGCTCCAAACTTGAACCAGGCTTTGGACCAGTTATTATGTTAGGCATGGGTGGAATCTATGTCGAAGTTCTAAAAGATGTTACATTCAAACTTGCACCGGTAACTGATAAAGAAGCCGATGACATGATTGCATCAATCAAGACTCAAAAATTACTTCAAGGTGTAAGAGGAGAAAAACCCTCTGATATCACAAAACTTTCTGAATGTATTCAGAGATTATCTCAACTAGTTTCAGACTTTAAAGAGATTAAGGAATTAGACATGAATCCTGTTCTTGTAATGGAGAAAGGTAAGGGTTGCAAAATCCTTGATGTTCGAATAGGACTCTGA
- a CDS encoding winged helix-turn-helix domain-containing protein yields the protein MASDPDAKRLLWFVFAGSRGGLNRLKIISKLKEKPFNTNQLSNELGLDYKAIQHHIRVLEKNNMISKVGEKYNVMYFISTFLEVNMETFEEIEGKLDKSK from the coding sequence ATGGCTAGTGATCCTGATGCAAAAAGACTCTTGTGGTTTGTTTTTGCAGGTTCTCGTGGGGGATTAAATCGATTAAAAATAATTTCAAAATTAAAAGAAAAACCATTCAACACAAATCAATTATCTAATGAATTAGGTCTTGATTACAAGGCAATTCAGCATCATATACGAGTATTAGAAAAAAATAACATGATTAGTAAAGTTGGAGAGAAATACAATGTAATGTATTTCATCTCAACTTTTCTTGAAGTCAATATGGAGACATTTGAAGAAATTGAAGGAAAATTGGACAAAAGTAAATAA
- a CDS encoding 4-hydroxyphenylacetate 3-hydroxylase N-terminal domain-containing protein, translating to MANVLKTIRTGDDYIESLRGRDLKIYLFGELVKEPVDHPMIRPSINAVAETYDLAVREEALASADSSITGLKVNRFLHIAESAEDLVLQNKMQRKLGQNTGTCFQRCVGMDAMNSLHSTTFEIDEKHGTDYHKRFLEFVKMVQKENLVIGGAMTDPKGDRSKGPAEQEDPDLFTRIVKTDENGVYVSGAKAHQTGCINSHWIILMPTIRLTESDKDWAIVGAIPADAKGVTYIYGRQSCDTRSMEEGDIDDGNAKFGGQEALIILDNVFIPWDKVFMNGEYEFASMLVERFTCYHRRSYVCKTGLGDVLIGAAATIADYNGVPKVSHIKDKIIEMTHLNETIFAAGIASSHQGQKMKSGVFLNDDMLAQVCKHNVTRFPYEISRLAQDIAGGLVVTLPSEKDFRHPEAGPLLKKYLAGRKGVDVENRMRILRLIENMTLGRNAVGYLTESMHGAGSPQAQRIQIQRQMQVGYKKNLAKNLAGIKNDIVEPKEPSDYFKRVFKTKDSVL from the coding sequence ATGGCTAATGTCTTGAAGACAATTAGAACTGGAGATGACTATATTGAAAGTCTTAGAGGCCGTGATCTCAAAATTTATCTCTTTGGTGAATTAGTTAAAGAACCAGTCGATCATCCAATGATCCGACCATCAATTAATGCCGTTGCCGAAACTTATGATCTTGCAGTTCGTGAAGAAGCATTAGCTTCTGCAGACTCTTCAATCACTGGATTGAAAGTAAACCGATTTTTACACATTGCTGAAAGCGCAGAAGATCTAGTATTACAAAATAAAATGCAAAGAAAACTTGGACAAAACACTGGAACCTGTTTCCAAAGATGTGTTGGAATGGATGCAATGAATTCATTACATTCTACAACATTTGAAATCGATGAAAAACATGGAACAGATTATCATAAACGATTCTTAGAATTTGTAAAAATGGTACAAAAAGAAAATCTTGTAATTGGTGGTGCTATGACTGATCCTAAAGGAGACAGAAGTAAAGGACCTGCAGAACAAGAAGATCCTGATTTGTTTACAAGAATTGTAAAAACTGATGAGAATGGAGTTTATGTTTCAGGAGCAAAGGCACATCAAACTGGTTGTATCAACTCTCACTGGATTATCTTGATGCCTACTATTAGGCTAACAGAATCAGACAAAGACTGGGCAATTGTAGGAGCAATTCCTGCTGATGCAAAAGGAGTCACTTACATTTACGGAAGACAATCTTGTGATACAAGAAGTATGGAAGAAGGTGACATTGATGATGGTAACGCAAAGTTTGGAGGTCAAGAAGCTTTGATAATTTTAGATAATGTGTTTATTCCATGGGACAAAGTTTTCATGAATGGTGAATATGAATTTGCATCTATGCTTGTAGAAAGATTCACCTGTTATCATAGACGCAGTTATGTGTGTAAAACTGGTTTAGGTGATGTGTTAATTGGTGCAGCTGCAACAATTGCAGATTACAATGGTGTTCCTAAAGTATCTCACATTAAAGATAAAATTATTGAGATGACTCATCTTAATGAAACAATTTTTGCAGCGGGAATAGCATCTTCTCACCAAGGACAAAAGATGAAGTCTGGTGTTTTCTTAAATGATGATATGCTCGCACAAGTTTGTAAACATAATGTAACACGATTCCCATATGAAATTAGTAGACTTGCACAAGATATTGCAGGTGGATTGGTAGTAACTTTACCTTCTGAAAAAGACTTTAGACATCCAGAAGCAGGACCTTTACTCAAAAAGTATCTAGCTGGAAGAAAAGGTGTAGATGTTGAAAATAGAATGAGAATTCTAAGATTAATCGAAAACATGACTTTAGGAAGAAATGCAGTTGGATATCTCACAGAATCTATGCATGGTGCAGGATCTCCTCAAGCACAAAGAATCCAAATTCAAAGACAAATGCAAGTTGGTTACAAAAAGAATTTGGCTAAGAATCTTGCAGGCATCAAAAATGATATTGTAGAGCCAAAAGAGCCATCTGATTACTTTAAGCGAGTTTTCAAAACAAAAGATTCTGTTCTCTAA
- a CDS encoding zinc-ribbon domain-containing protein, producing MEGFDGKKAAQDYMSKHTLAFSTPELTLMRFAFWLGDSVPDPKNEGKGVPRMMTYLVEQDFEPVLIDDEKYVPSGAVKSSTLVGNAFNEQVSDGKFCSECGTSLSATAKFCPECGTTQE from the coding sequence ATGGAAGGTTTTGACGGCAAAAAAGCTGCACAAGATTACATGTCAAAGCATACTCTTGCATTTTCTACTCCAGAGTTGACTCTAATGAGATTTGCATTCTGGTTAGGAGATTCAGTTCCAGATCCAAAGAATGAAGGAAAAGGAGTTCCACGAATGATGACATATTTGGTAGAGCAAGACTTTGAACCAGTTTTGATTGATGATGAAAAATATGTTCCATCAGGTGCAGTCAAGAGTTCAACACTAGTTGGAAATGCATTCAACGAACAAGTTTCAGATGGAAAGTTTTGTTCAGAATGTGGTACGAGTCTTTCTGCTACTGCAAAATTCTGTCCTGAATGTGGAACAACACAAGAATAA
- a CDS encoding zinc ribbon domain-containing protein — protein MSFGEVDTLNMLFDKLQSLFDESQGYYESFLDTNNMYKKGQISDKEFFQKLGDYTVAYSALEFLAIKVIFELKKSIGTGSGNTQSPGLMPGMGQPGMMAGGMGQPPRAGTAQNPVGGGPPGIVSAQEAFGDVGTLPSPDPSLMPRQTISPQSIPQDGNGCSSCGAPLRANAKFCTKCGAKA, from the coding sequence ATGTCATTTGGTGAAGTAGATACACTGAACATGCTCTTTGACAAACTTCAGAGTTTGTTTGACGAGTCTCAGGGATACTATGAATCATTTCTAGATACAAACAACATGTACAAGAAAGGACAAATCAGTGACAAAGAATTCTTTCAAAAATTAGGTGATTATACAGTTGCATATTCTGCTTTAGAATTTCTAGCAATCAAAGTAATCTTTGAATTAAAAAAATCAATTGGTACAGGCTCTGGAAACACACAATCTCCAGGATTGATGCCAGGGATGGGCCAACCTGGAATGATGGCAGGCGGAATGGGTCAACCTCCACGAGCAGGAACTGCACAAAACCCAGTAGGTGGAGGTCCACCGGGAATTGTTTCTGCACAAGAAGCATTTGGTGACGTTGGAACATTACCATCACCTGATCCTTCATTAATGCCAAGACAAACAATATCTCCACAATCTATTCCACAAGATGGAAATGGATGTTCTTCATGTGGTGCACCACTTCGAGCAAATGCAAAGTTTTGCACAAAGTGTGGCGCTAAAGCATAA
- a CDS encoding signal peptidase I has translation MAKRSIPKGVVKDIIIVGVGVLVIWIGLQVAFGTQNPFYVVASGSMIPVLEVYDVLIVQGHEPFEDIEVGDIIVFNRPSDHDRVIVHRVASVISEDPKTIRTKGDANPASIPGTDFPITEEEYIGKVAYTLPQVGYVTQLLKPPINYVIIAVVIGIMVVKQFVKKKNEKELSFADPLDTDNSDTIEKLSDINKIEKDSEYSEHVESENVEELDDTDKPEDVTRTKKIDDTFEGIEDSIDNEKSKSKENPKKKDKEF, from the coding sequence TTGGCAAAAAGATCAATCCCTAAAGGAGTAGTTAAAGACATCATTATTGTCGGTGTAGGGGTTTTAGTCATTTGGATAGGTCTACAAGTTGCATTTGGAACCCAAAATCCATTTTATGTTGTAGCAAGTGGAAGTATGATTCCAGTTCTAGAAGTTTATGATGTACTGATAGTTCAAGGTCACGAACCTTTTGAGGATATAGAAGTAGGAGACATTATTGTGTTTAATCGACCATCAGACCACGACAGAGTTATTGTACATAGAGTTGCGTCAGTAATATCTGAAGATCCTAAAACAATTAGAACAAAAGGAGATGCAAATCCAGCATCAATTCCCGGTACAGACTTTCCAATTACAGAAGAAGAATACATTGGAAAAGTAGCTTATACTCTTCCGCAAGTAGGATATGTAACTCAATTGCTCAAACCTCCAATTAACTATGTAATCATTGCAGTTGTTATTGGAATAATGGTAGTAAAGCAATTTGTAAAGAAGAAAAATGAAAAAGAATTATCCTTCGCAGATCCTTTGGATACGGATAATTCAGATACAATAGAAAAATTATCAGATATTAACAAGATTGAAAAGGATTCTGAATATTCTGAACATGTAGAATCTGAGAATGTAGAAGAATTAGATGATACTGACAAGCCAGAAGATGTGACTAGAACAAAAAAGATTGATGATACATTTGAGGGGATTGAGGATTCCATAGACAATGAAAAATCAAAATCCAAAGAAAATCCAAAGAAGAAAGATAAAGAATTCTAA
- a CDS encoding reverse transcriptase-like protein, whose protein sequence is MGISIYVDGSGGTDSGYGYFVKETGESFYEKKPDLTNNQAEYLAIISALNKYVDLDQEVKIYSDSKNTVNQLNHEFAINNEELRNLAREAWEIIGKYSNLSIIWVPRKENLAGKMLGS, encoded by the coding sequence ATGGGAATTAGTATCTATGTTGATGGTTCTGGTGGAACAGATAGTGGATATGGGTATTTTGTTAAAGAAACCGGGGAATCATTTTATGAAAAAAAACCTGATTTGACTAATAATCAGGCAGAATATCTAGCAATAATCTCAGCTTTAAACAAGTATGTAGATTTAGATCAAGAAGTAAAAATTTACAGTGATTCAAAAAATACTGTAAACCAACTAAATCATGAATTTGCAATAAATAATGAAGAATTAAGAAATTTAGCTAGAGAAGCATGGGAGATAATTGGAAAATATTCCAATCTTTCTATAATTTGGGTTCCAAGAAAAGAGAATCTGGCCGGAAAAATGCTGGGAAGCTAA
- a CDS encoding zinc-ribbon domain-containing protein yields MSSESRLKKLRGSGGYVMASVTDEQQMKGNLGGPDLFLAPIGRLDADKITKHFCNTCEKEFEGPPKIEYENPNEEVAENLILAERGQYICNSCNASIAEYREFKKEDEAGEVGSAKPLEPQVQSAPQPEVSTQQVPETTPQSTSAPQETATQPGPATSVTSIEGKIVYDENANRVGTAKQVGIDSTQTMVLVITKEDGTEGSIPWNSIKKIGEVVLLGNPDIVIAAQPGKCSSCGFVNKEGSKFCEECGTKI; encoded by the coding sequence ATGAGTTCAGAATCTAGACTGAAAAAATTACGAGGATCTGGCGGTTATGTTATGGCTTCAGTTACCGATGAACAACAGATGAAGGGTAACTTAGGTGGACCAGATCTATTTTTAGCACCAATTGGAAGATTAGATGCCGATAAAATTACTAAACATTTTTGCAATACTTGTGAGAAGGAATTTGAAGGCCCTCCAAAAATTGAATATGAGAACCCAAATGAAGAGGTTGCAGAGAACTTAATTCTTGCAGAACGAGGTCAATACATTTGCAATTCTTGTAATGCATCAATTGCAGAATACAGGGAATTTAAAAAAGAAGACGAAGCAGGAGAAGTTGGAAGTGCAAAACCATTAGAACCACAAGTTCAAAGTGCACCACAACCAGAAGTTTCAACACAGCAAGTACCAGAAACAACACCACAGTCTACATCTGCTCCACAAGAAACTGCAACACAACCAGGACCAGCAACTTCAGTTACATCAATTGAAGGAAAAATTGTATATGATGAAAATGCAAACAGAGTTGGAACTGCAAAACAAGTGGGTATTGATTCTACACAGACAATGGTTTTAGTAATAACTAAAGAAGATGGCACAGAAGGAAGTATTCCATGGAATAGTATTAAGAAGATTGGAGAAGTTGTTCTTTTAGGAAATCCAGATATTGTAATAGCAGCTCAACCAGGAAAATGTTCAAGTTGTGGATTTGTAAATAAAGAAGGCTCTAAATTTTGTGAAGAATGTGGAACCAAGATCTGA
- a CDS encoding CFI-box-CTERM domain-containing protein: MKYLLVFSIILLVGSAYAQTPFRDTSGLTLNGIEWCEENYQLYYFMGNDFFEHHHHSIESRLCGNLYNDDLWLYSGPDRYQKLIEQSRIYYNLEIQESAKEAEQGKIDTKSVNIQEIPQEIAQQQKELEKSVEEESSEVEVRVEIPKEKEMDEPQGGGCLIATAAYGSEMAPQVQLLREIRDNQLMNTQSGASFMSGFNSLYYSFSPHIADLERQSPVFKEMVKIGITPMLSTLSVMSYAESESEVIGYGISVILMNLGMYVAAPAMLVYQIKNKRKRTKSSC; encoded by the coding sequence TTGAAATATTTGTTGGTTTTTTCAATAATACTTTTAGTTGGTTCTGCATATGCACAAACTCCATTTCGTGACACTTCGGGTTTGACATTAAATGGAATAGAATGGTGTGAAGAAAACTATCAGTTGTATTATTTTATGGGAAATGATTTTTTTGAACATCATCATCATTCAATTGAATCAAGATTATGTGGAAATTTGTATAATGATGACTTGTGGTTGTATTCAGGTCCTGACAGATACCAAAAATTAATTGAACAAAGTAGAATATACTATAACTTAGAAATTCAAGAGAGTGCAAAAGAAGCCGAGCAAGGAAAAATAGATACCAAATCTGTAAACATTCAAGAGATTCCTCAAGAGATTGCACAACAACAAAAAGAACTAGAGAAATCTGTTGAAGAAGAATCAAGTGAAGTAGAGGTTCGAGTAGAAATCCCCAAAGAAAAAGAAATGGATGAACCTCAAGGTGGAGGTTGTCTTATAGCTACTGCAGCATACGGCTCAGAGATGGCACCACAAGTACAGCTGTTACGTGAAATCAGAGACAACCAGTTGATGAACACCCAATCAGGGGCCTCATTTATGAGCGGATTTAACTCACTATACTATTCATTCTCTCCACATATTGCAGATTTGGAAAGACAAAGTCCAGTCTTCAAAGAGATGGTAAAGATTGGAATCACGCCAATGTTGTCAACTTTATCTGTAATGTCATATGCTGAATCAGAATCAGAAGTGATAGGGTACGGAATTAGTGTGATTTTGATGAATTTGGGAATGTATGTAGCTGCACCAGCTATGCTGGTTTATCAAATAAAAAATAAAAGAAAAAGAACTAAGAGTTCTTGTTGA